The window TGTACTGTATGtattacaccacacacacagtacaaccCCCCACCTCCCCCACACACATTCTTGAGAGCACACTTCATAGTAACCGTGATTCAGAGCAGTTCATGGCCAAATAAGACGAAAACCCCTCGGCTCCACCTCATCTGAGCGCTGGTGTGTTTATAGACAAAGAAAAACGGCTTGTGAGCTGGAAGCATCGACACATATCATTTGTATACAGTAACAAATTATAACATATAACTTGTTGAAGTGTTAAACATTTGAAAATACCTTGTAATCCATTTGTCAGAAAGTATTATGTGTACTGTCAAGATTTAATTTAAGTATCAATCACATGAAACCAGTAGCAACATGCTACACACCACAAAAAGTAAGTTACTTTTGGGGACCATCAAAGAAGTAGTAGGGTGAGTATCAGGCggactcaggatccacgacGCAGGATTCACGACTCAGGGTCCACGACTCAGGGTCCACGACTCAGGGCACGACTCAGGGTCCACGACTCAGGGTCCACGACTCAGGGTCAACGACTCAGGGTCAACGACTCAGGATCAacgactcaggatccacgaATCAGGATCCACGAATCAggatccacgactcaggatccacgaatcaggatccacgactcaggatcaacgactcaggatccacgactcatgatccacgactcaggatccacgaATCAGGATCCACGAATCAggatccacgactcaggatcaacgactcaggatccacgactcatgatccacgactcaggatccacgaatcaggatccacgactcaggatcaacgactcaggatccacgactcaggatcaacGACTCAGGATCCACGGGTCATGTTgggcaaactcccgtattacatctgttctctggtaaagcagaaagttgcgggcagctattgtctgagatcgcaggatgtggtcttgttagatgtgccaagagtgaggactgtcttaggtaagacggcttttatgtgcgcagctccacttgcttggaacagcctacagtccaaattgaaattgagcaattttatttctctgaatgtttttaaggcacgtctgcacgagatgctttctgacacgatgggtgtttgtaagtgttggtgaatatgtaattatgatgtcctctattgtttgtttttatgttgtttttaagtttcatgtggaactaaattgatgcaggtctcccttgtaaaagagatccatgatctcaagggacctatctgtctaaataaaggtttgaaatgaaatgaaaatgaggGTCAACGACTCAGGATCAacgactcaggatccacgaatcaggatccacgactcaggatccacgactcaggatcaaTGACACAGGATCCACGAATCAggatccacgactcaggatccacgacacaggatccacgactcaggatccacgactcaggatcaaTGACTCGTGATCTACTACTCAAGGTAAAAGTAGGCTACTATTACAGAATAACACATGTTTGATTTATTGTTAATAGCTCTATTATaaacagtgttgggtgtaacgcgttacaaaagtaacggagttacagtaatatattacttgttgctgtaacgaagtaatgtaacgcattactaatgaaatgtgggtaatatattacccgttacaatgctcagtaacgcagttacaacacattttaacccgaaattaaatggtgttttgttttttaacaatgtactaacacagcgagacattccgacaccagagacaaattgtgcgggtagattagtaaacctggtgtttactcttcaggcttcgcgtcgggatcttcggggcagttgaatgttatgcaccctctattcaaaaaagagaacagagcgaaaaatacaaacaacaaattgtgtcaggtgcgcgtgacctgctccgctgcgcgtgcatcatttccaaagtgcttccacagcagtgacacacatctgtggataatcatttatacgaacatGGTTAAAGcagccatcactaaacgccagcaacactgatctactgcagaccgtagcaacaggttggatggggacatcacgttaccctccgttgtggacactagcttactcccacctgactcgccgccctcgcccccggagcagcagtcttcgtcgcccaaaactacgccgcccctctgcggcccgcaggtgcgaggataccacggcaacacagagcctgcccaggtatatctaaacaagtacctgcctgtacagtggggttaggcggccattttgcagctcgtggtatacaaatagacaagggctagaatatgtgaaaatagtgccatattctgccatgcctgtagaaatgttgggtcaaacataatgcacacaatagcacagatgccttcaccacgaatggctacaaaaagatctcatatcccaagcttatcaacagagttgggtgtaacgcgttacaaagtacttactgtaataatattacttttgtcggtaacggagtagtgtaacgcgctacttttataattcagtaaacacactacagttactaacatcgcCCCGACAcgcattacttcgttacttactaaaatcagtcataatcaaacctcaacaagcacctgcaaagaacacatgctaaggtgaagctaacgcacagctatttgttgtttgtttatatcacgcggtctgttcttcttctctgttttccggttgttgcctgttttgaatgacgaatacacactaccgccgcctgctggtaaggagagttattgccattcacgcatgcgcagttcgtacgtgctcagctgaagtctttgcggtgtctggttccagtgcaacacatggccaacacgcaggagaacacgccgacgcaacagcgtgagcagagatagactgcgcaaaatatacagagagcaggagacagaggacagccacggtcagatagcaggagacagaggacagccacagtcagatagcaggagacagaggacagccacggtcagatagcaggagacagaggacagccacggtcagatagcaggagacagaggacagccacggtcagatagcaggagacagaggacagccacggtcagatagcaggagacagaggacagccacggtcagatagcaggagacagaggacagccacggtcagatagcaggagacagaggacagccacggtcagatagcaggagacagaggacagccacggtcaggcTGTCCACTGTCAatcatatttgccttgatttacaataagttctcatttgttttatcagtacagctttgaagctgttgtgcttttctttgccgtagtccactttggaccgtatgagatatttcaggattacacttttaactcacttgaaatgttctcacttgcttggtttcaaaacataacaaaggccataatctgttcattgggaccatcaaagctatttctcattgctgttgccggccactactgctcatgtaaacctgctactgctgcccccctgtaacctcagaggcaccctgagtcatgttgttctggagccgggcctgcacacagccatacactaaacacactacagagcccattccgtgtcctgttagtgtttacttcctgtctgccttcttctggtgattgatctgacgtccagcgctccgtcttttaacctcttttcctttctctttcttgatcctccttagcaaccttcatagtccttgacagtggtctgtactgctggattaacaacgtgtcacatgttaagaatttacaatcagaatcgagtattcaactaagccgtgtaatacaagttgtcagtagccttaagggcctacacagttgttatgctaccacatcgcccttcactggaggtataatgagctgcactaaactacatttcagcatttaaaatacctagccattcttttgcggttattttggtgaaagtaactcaaaagcagtggcgaaccgtcagaccctggaacactcagataaaacaaacaaaaaatcgatttgattatataaataaaatgtatataaaatgaataaatgagaatggtatctgtgttgttgatctgtaatatcacagtgttacgttgatttgtttgtccttctcggaccatgcactccgcacttcagtggttttgtgttagaaaagaaagcaaccaatcagaccttgttctgggtctctgggtagaatatccttcaacaaggtattctacatccttgatcgaatgccctggccgttgcactgaatgagagcgtacgtttggactgacagcttgatcaaccaatcagatattgatttgtagccaatgggcgtgttctttcagagttcccctcggttccagggtattctagaaggcccgctagttaactggctcgaggtAGAGGATCTAgatcagcgtttctcaaagtgtggggcgcgccccactggtggggcgcagagatgtgataagtgggtcatgaaaaaaaaaaaagtatttttttttacattttttttccacatttatttattatttatacactggtggaatatcaaaacaacagtccgcccggggtgcaaaacgtatcaatgaaaagcgaccctctaccacacaaaacaacacctgtagataacctaatttgtgttctttgaaattgaaaaggatattgcattgtgtttgttactttcgttgcagttgtatgtcttaagtgtaatttggcatgcttttattttgaaggcaagtttacgctgttgacagttgttgttgctatggaaacaagaaacgtttcacagcgggcggaacttgtcataaagtccgcgataataaagcccacccatttagagggaagatatgattggtcaattgtactgtcatttgacattactctcgttcagttactatagctggccctctgtgaattcatagctggacgtccaatcagctcctgtcttcacagactcgcagagagaagcttctttcatttaacccaggggtggggaacctttttcctctcaagggccatttcaattttttcaacatcctccgagggccgtacaaattattgacctctgcttaaaaatcacagcacattcatttggcctttctttcatgctgtgcaaagaaaaagcaacctcttaatccagatattttaccatgattcgcgcatgcatgcacgtgcacagttgtggcatgaccaccaaaacagaaagatatggacacaagatgtgtgcaatttagtttcctatccatgtgaacatgatttaagtgggggggggacctaacctcctctaggggggtccggggggcatgttcccccgggaagatttgtttgtaaatattgaagttaaaagcatctggtgcactttgagagcaacattagtagatctatggaaacatctctcaacatccatatgaaacagaactggatgcagattttctttttctttatggatattttacaaatcactcccctttcaaactgtattcttgtttattaataacaactttgttttactgtcatatagtattttatacccgtttactgtattctcttatttttttatagctacagtataatgatcatataaagatgtgcctttacctcactggtagtagaaaaagcttcttatattcgttagcatagctagctaaccagatgctaataacaacaaagttattgactgtatgatcagaatgacagatgagcagatcgccactgggctttcaactaaagacacagacacgcagaaactgcggcatgtgtacggctccttatgggtactgacatttctgaagtcccggcccggagcgttctggtgctctgctCTCCGGCAGCTCGAAACCCCTGtcggacgagacatataccacgtgatgacacgttaggttcgtgttgtgttcaaggaccctgaccttggccaggaaaaacaggtactcgcttgttacaTATTTcacggtctagatttcttaattttttttcttttttgcgtgtgttacctcgagggccgtattaAATTGTCTCgcaggccgtatacggcccgggggccggaggttccccacccctgatttaacCCTTCTCATTCAAACataaactgaataggcagattcgaaggatttatttctttggaaatgttattttaaatacaatttaatgaagttatttttggtaaaactattgacaaatattactaaaaacatatttaaaaagatatatataaagaaaaatataatttgttttaatgtttttaaatattattttgtagaatatcttaggccctcagagacaagcttgccactggtaaaaatctctcatacacacgtgtgaaacgctctcacagacacacacaacagcgttgcagtcgggaagaaaagcaatgtggagcgagagagcaagagagagagcacacctttatctatttaataaagttgtacaaaataaagtaagaaatcattccaatgtgtactataggacagtaaaaagtttaaaagaggagtgattagtcaaatatgcatacataaaaagaaagaatgctaactaggtaacacaagataagaataaacaagtttaaatgatttgttgtgatcatattctaaagatgtttggattattgaaaagtatacagctccctttcatctgagtgttgagagctgtatccatacattcatgttgggctcaaagtagggctgctcgattatggcaaaaatcataatctcgattatttgggtcaataattgatatcacgattattaaaaacgattaaccatttactttgaaaaacatcaatttattgaagaaaataatttgaaaagtatgtttttaacagttgattaccctgaactttaagtataattcaactgaaaaacctaaaaaataaataaaatcgttttatttcgattatgttgttttcataatcattgcaagccaaaatcgtaattgcgattaaaatacgatttaattgagcagccctagctcaaagtgcaccagattgatgcattcaacttcaacatttaaaaaaaatcttcctgggggtgcatgcccccggaccctcgaggatgtgacgtccaccaccaaataaagcaggttaaaataattaaattgcatacattttattttagtaaacactgaaaacgggtcccacagacccaaacagcactcaaaggttaaaggtagcatataataatgttaaaatgtgctaaatatatacactgcaaaaaaacaaaaaagaggagtaaaagtagctcacgacttgttttattttttgaaagtaaccctcatcctaaaaaaagttggagacccctgttatcgaacgatacatttgacaattttaagcttggcctaccattttattggagcgatgaggaacaggtggggcttgaaaaggcccacctgttcaaagtggggaatgacagaaaaagtttgagaaccactgtagaatctagatgaatgcgacgaagcaattcatgccgttttattgtttttaacgttgaaattacaagtgcaacaggtgaagatgaagttgttgcggaattgttgtgagtaccatTTTCAAGACGACGaatcagtgaaaagacggacattataatgccgcggaggaggggggggggggggggggtgtctacagaaggtccagttgtgcacggttcgccactgctcaaaagtaactaaaaagtagtgtaacttCTTATTTTACTTATATTACAtgttggaagtaacttgcccaacactgattATAAAACATGCTATTTTCCATTATTAATCCGAATCTGCAAATTAAACTAAGTAAGGAAACAAATGCAGTGAAGTCAAATTGACAATATTTATCTTTGAGATGGAGTGGAGTAGTACAAGTAAGTACAAGTACCTTAATAGTGTATTTGAGTGCAGTACAGGAGTAGATGTACTTCCCCCACTGCATGCAGGTGATTGTCATGAGATGATGACCCACAATGACTGCATAAACAAAACTGTGTAGGAAAAATAAAATCccttacaaagcaaaaacccctcCAAAATAAAGGTCCCTGTTATTGGCTAACAGCGGAATGAACTTCCTGTTGTGCGTCAGGGCACGGCACAGCGTCAAGAGAAAACAGAGGTAGGTACACACTGACATCCCCTTCAGAGTAAAGGCATGCTATATGTGCTATATGTGCTGTGTGGTTAAATCATTTAATGTGAATGAATGACAACCTTTTTAATTGAGGGGTGAGGTCCCTCATTTGGTTTTAGTTTCTATAATAAAggctttctattttatttttgctttgtgttgatttattttgtatttgcatttTAAGAAATTATATTGTTACAGGgtacacacaacaaatataaatatacttatGACTTTTATTTACTTATATTTTACTTTAATGTTATTTAtgctatgtttttattttattctttttaaaTTTGCATTTTAAGGACGTGTTACGGTGACAGGGCATACATATACAAATTATAATACTTTTTTGTtcttaattatttttatgttattttattttatttcattttatattttatttattttatttatttatttatttatttattttatttattttatttattttgtttattttatttatttagttatttagttttctgtctttttattttgtttcctttctttttatttgattGTAACCCAACACGTCATTGGTGCATTTATTCTGAAGGGGATACACCGGACACAGTACAGTCTCTTGATCTAACTTGACGTAAACTGGTTGAAACACTTCCACAAAACACTTCCACACACCGCGGCCTCTCCTCGGTTCCTCCCTGTGTTTAGGCTCCTATTTTCGGCTTCATCAGTGCCCCTCGCCCCGCGGCCTGGTTCCTCCTGACCGCTCCTCTCTCGGTTGTTTATCCCCCAGCAGCAGCACCATGTCCTCGGCAGCAGGACGGCCGGGTCTCGcggttctcctggttctcccgGTTCTCCTCACTCTGCTCTGCGGGATCCTGCCTCTCGGATCCGGATTCAACCTGGAGACCGAGAGACCCTCCGTGTTCTCCGGACCCGAGAGGAGCTACTTCGGCTTCTCCGTGGACTTCTTCCTCAACAGCCCCAAGTAAGAGTTCAGAAGTAAAagtactgaagtaaaagtacaaatactacCCTCTGAAAATACTCTTGTTACGAGTAGAAGTCCTGAATTCAGAGTACTCAAGTATTGGTATTAAAATGCACGTAAAGAACCAAAAGTATGTAGAATGTACTCACAAACCGAGTACTTCTACACTCGGTGACTTTGCTTCATTTTCCGGGATATTTCCGATACATGTAGCCTACAGTGTATCGGAAATTGGTAAACTCGTTATGTGCAGagctggaagaagtactcagattgtgaacttgagtaaaagtagaagtactcagatcttgtactttagttaaagtagaagtactcagaacttgtacttgagtaaaagtagaagtactcagatcttgtacttgagtaaaagtagaagtactcggatcgtgtacttgagtaaaagtagaagtactcagaacttgtacttgagtaaaagtagaagtactcagatcgtgtaatTGTGTGCACGATCTGCCAGAGTGTAGAATACTCTGTAACATGTAAAAGGCCTGAAAAAGTATTGGTATTAAAATGTCCTTATCAAACTAACGGACACAGTGATGTtatcctctgcagaccattgacatgcacttaCACCTATAGAAAGCcctacaggagagggaacaccacagaagaagaacagaGCCTCTTTAATCAAACCGCCGCTCTCAGCGTCTCAAACACAGAGCCATAAAAACAGATTGAATGCAGCCTGAGGTTATGCAAAGGTGTGTGTTCACAGACCACTGATCCAGGTTTCCTAATAAAGGTGTGTCGTCGGATCCTTACTGAATCATTTGGTATCATTATGAGATTCTGTGAGTCTGCAGTGTTCCTGTTCTCCTTCCCGGAGTATCTGTTTCATGGAGATAACCCAGCAGGCGACCCATGCTCTTTAATAACTCCGTTATTACAGATTCTCTGCTTTACGTCTCCCTATTATTAGACGCCGTGAAacatttcttcagctattctgtAGAAGAGATCTTCTAGAGGTTTCTATTTCAACACAGGGTTACAAGTCCCGGCGTCCTGCGGTGAAACCAAACAGAAGGAAGCCTCAGTCATAACCCCTCCATGCAGCTGCGTCATGTTATGTGTTGCACAGATTAAAATGAAAGAAACAGTGCTGCTACGCtagtattaataataatacattttatttatcaaGCGCTTCAACATGTGCTCTACGGAAAAGAACGATATAAGATTAAAAGTCTGATTAAAATCGAGCAATAAAACACATCAATCGCATGTTAAAAGCTGGTGTGAAAGGTGCGTTTTGGTCAGTGTTTCTGAGGATGGACTAAAACAGGAACTCAGTTCTCATCTTGAAATGAAATTAATATCACAACATGCAAGAAATAAAATACCTTGCAGAGTCAGCCttaaagaaatataaagttgatttAGTTTGAGGACTTTTCTCCATGCTTTTATGAGTTGCACCCAGAAAAACACAAAGTTGCGTTCACAcctaataataaataattccttacatttattatagcgctttatcaatgactcaaagcgctttacatatacacacattacacatatatcatatatgcaatggtcagaaactgtggacaatacccacaggagcaagttcaggctgccttgtatagtccggtgcgtttagccgcttggtgcggttcgtttgggtcggtgtgaacgcagacctctgaagtgaactaaacaaccggactctggtccgctaaaataggtggtctcggagcgctttgctggtgtgaacgcagtccgcaccaaaacataggaagcgtagtatttacgagtcacaagaacgcggatgtcttcatttcttaaaaaaagaaagagtctttcaagacatccgcggttgtttagttaaagagtgaagcagaatgaagaGTTGAACAGTggcgtgtaaagtaaaaatgctccgtcagctacataaaagtaagaacacctgtcgtcggtgaaacgccgtcctgactgcagaacgtctctcattatgttataatgttttttaacggacgtggTCTGATTGTATAATCATATGCGTGGGCCGCTagagtctgttgatctccagattaacagcagcgtgagaataacctgctgaacgtgccgatgctccatggcggaggctccgagagaaattgccgggatttgcgtttttacccccttaatgtctgaccaatggttgaacagcatttccgagcacatgacttgtgtttaaagtttaaagtccgtttgagttttgccgtgtgaacgcaaaccaaaCCTTCTGGAAAATGAAACAATggaacaaactgtggtctggtgctcCAGAGAgcgactattaggtgtgaacgaGACCTACAATAGTCTTTAAATAACAGCAACGAGTCCTTTCAACACGTTTTGCCTTGCAGCTGAGCTGTCGGGAGAAGTTCTGCTTCAGTCTGCGAGGAAACACGAACATTTTCTAGATTTCTGACAGCTCTGTGACAAAGATACCCCTTGACATTCCACATACAGTTACACATGGCTGATAAAGGGAAGCCCAATATGAAGTCATCATTCACTCAAATCCCCGCTTGTTTACGTTTGAAATGTGCGCTCactgttagcttagcattaaaACGTTTAGCtataatatatttttaaatgtttctagTCAGGCTTAGTCATGTCTTAGTCATGTCTTAGTCATGTCTTAGtcatgttaataataataataatagatttaatttgttagcgcttttacaggtgctcaaagacgctttacagatgtagtgaagggaaaagaaaaggaaggaacaacaaataaatatatagtttaaagtcaaataatacaatacagtgttttgaaggtggtgaggtcagggCCGTCTCTGATGGGgtgggggagtgagttccagagggagggggcagtcACTATGTTGACACTATGCAAAGTCATCCCGAGGCCAAAcccattttttttataaatgttatatATTTACAAGACTGAACCTTCTTCCTCATTGGTTCCCACTTTAGTTGATACGGTGGTGAGTCAGGATCACTgcacagataataataatacatgttattgAAGGCGCCTTttatgacacccaaggacaccgtactcTTTGTTAAATATTCTAAGAGGTAAAAACAAGataaagacacaaacataacaTCATGGAGAAGACAATTAAAGTGGACACAACTGATAGGGACAGATCTAATGTCTAGATCTTGACAAGTTGAATTGATCATAAAGTCAAATATTATAGTGTTCAGTTCCAGATACTGGTGACTAAATGTGTTGTGCCTTTGTGTGTTCGACACCCCTGATCCACATGCTTATAGCACCAACACACACGATATAGACAGAAGTATTGGGCCACACATTACGCCTACAGGAGCTTTGATGACATCCCTTTCCGGACTCTTAGGCATTCAGATGAAGTTGGTCCCTCTTTGCTAACAGCTTCCACTCTTGTGGAAGATGTTGGAGTGCCTGTGGCGGAGCTGCTGTGGTTCCTAAACGTTTCCACTTTGCAATAATACCACTTACAGTTGATCGTGGAATATCTAGGAGAGAAGGCATTTCACGAACTGACTTGCACGAGGCAAGCAAATAGACAAGAAACTATTATATGATCTGGCATCAAGAACAATTAAATGCACAGAAATGACTTTTGCCCGGACCTTTAATTCATGCGTAATATTCGCTGACGGGTGCCTCAGCAGCACTTTGTTTTAAGTT of the Pseudochaenichthys georgianus unplaced genomic scaffold, fPseGeo1.2 scaffold_350_arrow_ctg1, whole genome shotgun sequence genome contains:
- the LOC117442212 gene encoding integrin alpha-8-like, with the translated sequence MSSAAGRPGLAVLLVLPVLLTLLCGILPLGSGFNLETERPSVFSGPERSYFGFSVDFFLNSPKSDILVGAPRANASAPSSSAVVEGGAVYTCPWNHASCQQLQFDNT